The Streptomyces sp. HSG2 genome has a segment encoding these proteins:
- the dapC gene encoding succinyldiaminopimelate transaminase — MSAVTDRLPLFPWDKLEPFKRKAAAHPGGIVDLSVGTPVDPVPEPIRRALADAADSPGYPTVWGTPELRDAITGWAERRLGARNVTHRHVLPVVGSKELVAWLPTQLGLGPGDRVAVPRLAYPTYEVGARLARAEFEPYDDPTDLDPTGLRLLWLNSPSNPTGAVLTGPELARIVAWAREHGVLVVSDECYLELGWEAEPVSVLRPDVNGGSHDGLIAVHSLSKRSNLAGYRSAFLVGDPAVLGPLLEIRKHGGLMTSAPTQAATIVALGDDEHVRHQRERYAARRETLREALLGHGFRIEHSEAGLYLWATRDESCWDTVARLADRGVLVAPGDFYGPAGERFVRVAVTASDERVRAAADRLR, encoded by the coding sequence GTGTCCGCAGTCACCGACCGGTTGCCCCTCTTCCCCTGGGACAAGCTGGAGCCCTTCAAGCGGAAGGCCGCCGCTCACCCGGGCGGCATCGTCGACCTGTCGGTCGGCACCCCCGTCGACCCTGTGCCCGAGCCGATCCGCCGCGCGTTGGCCGACGCGGCGGACTCGCCGGGGTATCCGACGGTCTGGGGCACTCCCGAGCTGCGCGACGCGATCACGGGGTGGGCCGAGCGTCGGCTCGGCGCGCGCAACGTGACCCACCGTCACGTCCTGCCGGTCGTCGGTTCCAAGGAACTGGTGGCCTGGCTGCCCACCCAGCTGGGGTTGGGGCCGGGCGACCGGGTCGCCGTCCCACGTCTGGCCTATCCCACCTACGAGGTCGGGGCGCGCCTGGCCCGTGCGGAGTTCGAGCCCTACGACGATCCGACGGATCTGGACCCGACCGGGCTGAGGCTGCTCTGGCTGAATTCCCCCTCCAATCCGACCGGTGCCGTCCTGACCGGCCCGGAACTGGCCCGGATCGTCGCCTGGGCCCGTGAGCACGGGGTGCTCGTCGTCTCCGACGAGTGCTATCTGGAGCTGGGCTGGGAGGCGGAGCCCGTCTCGGTCCTGCGTCCCGACGTCAACGGTGGTTCCCACGACGGGCTGATCGCGGTCCACTCGCTGTCCAAGCGGTCCAACCTCGCCGGGTACCGCTCGGCGTTCCTCGTCGGCGACCCCGCGGTCCTGGGGCCGCTTCTGGAGATCCGCAAGCACGGCGGCCTGATGACCTCGGCCCCCACTCAGGCCGCGACGATCGTGGCGCTCGGGGACGACGAGCACGTCCGTCACCAGCGCGAGCGCTACGCGGCGCGGCGCGAGACCCTGCGCGAGGCGCTGCTCGGGCACGGTTTCCGGATCGAGCACAGCGAGGCCGGCCTCTACCTGTGGGCCACGCGCGACGAGTCCTGCTGGGACACCGTCGCCCGGCTCGCCGACCGCGGCGTCCTGGTGGCCCCCGGGGACTTCTACGGTCCGGCCGGCGAGCGCTTCGTCCGGGTGGCCGTCACGGCGAGCGACGAGCGGGTCCGCGCCGCGGCGGACCGACTCCGCTGA
- the fdxA gene encoding ferredoxin, which produces MTYVIAQPCVDVKDKACIEECPVDCIYEGRRSLYIHPDECVDCGACEPVCPVEAIFYEDDTPEEWKDYYKANVEFFDELGSPGGASKLGLIERDHPFIAALPPQAG; this is translated from the coding sequence GTGACCTACGTCATCGCGCAGCCTTGTGTCGACGTCAAGGACAAGGCGTGCATCGAGGAGTGCCCGGTCGACTGCATCTACGAGGGCCGGCGGTCCTTGTACATCCACCCGGACGAATGCGTCGACTGCGGTGCCTGTGAGCCGGTCTGCCCGGTCGAGGCGATCTTCTACGAGGACGACACTCCCGAGGAGTGGAAGGACTACTACAAGGCGAACGTGGAGTTCTTCGACGAACTCGGTTCGCCCGGCGGCGCCAGCAAGCTCGGTCTGATCGAGCGGGACCACCCGTTCATCGCCGCGCTGCCGCCGCAGGCCGGCTGA